One genomic region from Lynx canadensis isolate LIC74 chromosome E1, mLynCan4.pri.v2, whole genome shotgun sequence encodes:
- the GGT6 gene encoding glutathione hydrolase 6 isoform X3 — translation MEPTAGPVLYRQLQLWDPSLESGQEEEEEEEETSELVVPDPRRPQDSSRDEAGGLPGAWARLVAALLLLAVGFSLAVRQLHASSGSAAPPPSGHSHHPGVYHHGGVVSPAGATFWGLFHNSTSGSSTALTPGPARTLAPGLGLPSALPALRLLHAHFGRLPWPRLLVGPASLAQDGFLVDTALAGALAARSTEGLCPLLCHADGTPLGPGARATNPKLAAVLRGAAVAPTPDLAGDALLSLLARDLGLRGPSPGPRPTLEPALQLPMPQGILSTTPSPSAGPELLARVEAALRSGGPSPDPCLLVPRAPVTPGSGVLATIDSSGSVLLLTSSLNSSFGSGHLSPSTGILLSDLVAESTSGGWACPLVLHGGSDDTEADVLGLVASGNPVVARVTTRALLSRLAGPQAQAQQQQQGPTQSPSICGQGTLLQVAAHAEHAHVSSVPSGCCTFQGF, via the exons ATGGAACCCACAGCAGGGCCCGTGCTGTACCGACAGCTGCAGCTCTGGGATCCAAGCTTGGAGTccgggcaggaggaggaggaggaggaggaggagacctcGGAGCTGGTCGTTCCTGATCCCCGGAGGCCCCAGGACTCCTCCAG GGACGAGGCCGGCGGGCTGCCCGGGGCCTGGGCCCGCCTGGTCGCGGCCCTGCTACTCCTGGCCGTTGGCTTCTCCCTGGCGGTCAGGCAGCTCCACGCCAGCAGCGGCTCTGCGGCCCCTCCTCCCAGCGGGCACTCCCACCACCCCGGCGTGTACCACCACGGGGGCGTCGTCAGCCCTGCAG gTGCCACGTTCTGGGGCCTCTTCCACAATAGCACCTCGGGCAGTTCCACTGCCCTGACGCCAGGTCCGGCCCGGACGCTGGCCCCCGGCCTGGGGCTGCCGTCCGCTCTGCCGGCCCTGCGCCTGCTGCACGCACACTTCGGCCGCCTGCCCTGGCCACGCCTGCTGGTGGGCCCGGCCTCGCTGGCTCAAGACGGCTTCCTGGTGGATACAGCCCTGGCCGGGGCCCTGGCCGCCCGGAGCACGGAGGGCCTCTGTCCACTGCTCTGCCACGCCGACGGGACCCCGCTGGGCCCCGGGGCCCGCGCCACCAACCCCAAACTGGCCGCCGTGCTACGCGGGGCGGCAgtggcccccaccccagaccttgCCGGGGACGCCCTGCTGAGTCTGCTGGCCAGAGACCTGGGGCTGCGGGGACCCTCGCCTGGGCCCAGGCCCACCCTGGAGCCAGCCCTGCAGCTACCTATGCCCCAGGGCATCCTGtccaccacccccagcccctcagcTGGCCCAGAACTGCTGGCGAGGGTGGAGGCGGCCTTGCGCTCTGGAGGGCCCAGCCCTGATCCCTGCCTGTTAGTCCCACGAGCTCCCGTGACCCCCGGGAGCGGCGTCCTGGCCACCATAGACAGCAGCGGCTCTGTGctcctcctcacctcctcacTCAACAGCTCCTTTGGCTCTGGACATCTGTCCCCAAGCACCGGGATTCTGCTGAGCGACCTGGTGGCCGAGTCTACAAGTGGGGGCTGGGCTTGCCCCCTCGTCCTCCATGGTGGCTCTGATGACACAGAAGCTGATGTGTTGGGGCTGGTGGCTTCAGGAAACCCCGTAGTGGCCAGAGTCACGACTCGTGCCCTGCTCAGTCGCCTGGCGGGGCCCCAAGCCCaggcccagcagcagcagcagggaccAACACAGAGCCCTAGCATTTGTGGTCAAGGGACCCTGCTCCAGGTAGCTGCTCACGCAGAGCATGCTCACGTCTCCAGTGTCCCCAGTGGCTGCTGCACCTTCCAGGGCTTCTAA
- the GGT6 gene encoding glutathione hydrolase 6 isoform X1 has translation MEPTAGPVLYRQLQLWDPSLESGQEEEEEEEETSELVVPDPRRPQDSSRDEAGGLPGAWARLVAALLLLAVGFSLAVRQLHASSGSAAPPPSGHSHHPGVYHHGGVVSPAATCSHLGRELLVAGGNVVDAGVGAALCLAVVHPHATGLGATFWGLFHNSTSGSSTALTPGPARTLAPGLGLPSALPALRLLHAHFGRLPWPRLLVGPASLAQDGFLVDTALAGALAARSTEGLCPLLCHADGTPLGPGARATNPKLAAVLRGAAVAPTPDLAGDALLSLLARDLGLRGPSPGPRPTLEPALQLPMPQGILSTTPSPSAGPELLARVEAALRSGGPSPDPCLLVPRAPVTPGSGVLATIDSSGSVLLLTSSLNSSFGSGHLSPSTGILLSDLVAESTSGGWACPLVLHGGSDDTEADVLGLVASGNPVVARVTTRALLSRLAGPQAQAQQQQQGPTQSPSICGQGTLLQVAAHAEHAHVSSVPSGCCTFQGF, from the exons ATGGAACCCACAGCAGGGCCCGTGCTGTACCGACAGCTGCAGCTCTGGGATCCAAGCTTGGAGTccgggcaggaggaggaggaggaggaggaggagacctcGGAGCTGGTCGTTCCTGATCCCCGGAGGCCCCAGGACTCCTCCAG GGACGAGGCCGGCGGGCTGCCCGGGGCCTGGGCCCGCCTGGTCGCGGCCCTGCTACTCCTGGCCGTTGGCTTCTCCCTGGCGGTCAGGCAGCTCCACGCCAGCAGCGGCTCTGCGGCCCCTCCTCCCAGCGGGCACTCCCACCACCCCGGCGTGTACCACCACGGGGGCGTCGTCAGCCCTGCAG CCACGTGCTCCCACCTGGGCCGAGAGCTGCTCGTCGCCGGGGGCAACGTTGTGGACGCCGGAGTGGGAGCTGCTTTGTGCCTGGCGGTGGTACACCCTCACGCCACGGGGCTAG gTGCCACGTTCTGGGGCCTCTTCCACAATAGCACCTCGGGCAGTTCCACTGCCCTGACGCCAGGTCCGGCCCGGACGCTGGCCCCCGGCCTGGGGCTGCCGTCCGCTCTGCCGGCCCTGCGCCTGCTGCACGCACACTTCGGCCGCCTGCCCTGGCCACGCCTGCTGGTGGGCCCGGCCTCGCTGGCTCAAGACGGCTTCCTGGTGGATACAGCCCTGGCCGGGGCCCTGGCCGCCCGGAGCACGGAGGGCCTCTGTCCACTGCTCTGCCACGCCGACGGGACCCCGCTGGGCCCCGGGGCCCGCGCCACCAACCCCAAACTGGCCGCCGTGCTACGCGGGGCGGCAgtggcccccaccccagaccttgCCGGGGACGCCCTGCTGAGTCTGCTGGCCAGAGACCTGGGGCTGCGGGGACCCTCGCCTGGGCCCAGGCCCACCCTGGAGCCAGCCCTGCAGCTACCTATGCCCCAGGGCATCCTGtccaccacccccagcccctcagcTGGCCCAGAACTGCTGGCGAGGGTGGAGGCGGCCTTGCGCTCTGGAGGGCCCAGCCCTGATCCCTGCCTGTTAGTCCCACGAGCTCCCGTGACCCCCGGGAGCGGCGTCCTGGCCACCATAGACAGCAGCGGCTCTGTGctcctcctcacctcctcacTCAACAGCTCCTTTGGCTCTGGACATCTGTCCCCAAGCACCGGGATTCTGCTGAGCGACCTGGTGGCCGAGTCTACAAGTGGGGGCTGGGCTTGCCCCCTCGTCCTCCATGGTGGCTCTGATGACACAGAAGCTGATGTGTTGGGGCTGGTGGCTTCAGGAAACCCCGTAGTGGCCAGAGTCACGACTCGTGCCCTGCTCAGTCGCCTGGCGGGGCCCCAAGCCCaggcccagcagcagcagcagggaccAACACAGAGCCCTAGCATTTGTGGTCAAGGGACCCTGCTCCAGGTAGCTGCTCACGCAGAGCATGCTCACGTCTCCAGTGTCCCCAGTGGCTGCTGCACCTTCCAGGGCTTCTAA
- the GGT6 gene encoding glutathione hydrolase 6 isoform X2, giving the protein MEPTAGPVLYRQLQLWDPSLESGQEEEEEEEETSELVVPDPRRPQDSSRDEAGGLPGAWARLVAALLLLAVGFSLAVRQLHASSGSAAPPPSGHSHHPGVYHHGGVVSPAGQKLLVAGGNVVDAGVGAALCLAVVHPHATGLGATFWGLFHNSTSGSSTALTPGPARTLAPGLGLPSALPALRLLHAHFGRLPWPRLLVGPASLAQDGFLVDTALAGALAARSTEGLCPLLCHADGTPLGPGARATNPKLAAVLRGAAVAPTPDLAGDALLSLLARDLGLRGPSPGPRPTLEPALQLPMPQGILSTTPSPSAGPELLARVEAALRSGGPSPDPCLLVPRAPVTPGSGVLATIDSSGSVLLLTSSLNSSFGSGHLSPSTGILLSDLVAESTSGGWACPLVLHGGSDDTEADVLGLVASGNPVVARVTTRALLSRLAGPQAQAQQQQQGPTQSPSICGQGTLLQVAAHAEHAHVSSVPSGCCTFQGF; this is encoded by the exons ATGGAACCCACAGCAGGGCCCGTGCTGTACCGACAGCTGCAGCTCTGGGATCCAAGCTTGGAGTccgggcaggaggaggaggaggaggaggaggagacctcGGAGCTGGTCGTTCCTGATCCCCGGAGGCCCCAGGACTCCTCCAG GGACGAGGCCGGCGGGCTGCCCGGGGCCTGGGCCCGCCTGGTCGCGGCCCTGCTACTCCTGGCCGTTGGCTTCTCCCTGGCGGTCAGGCAGCTCCACGCCAGCAGCGGCTCTGCGGCCCCTCCTCCCAGCGGGCACTCCCACCACCCCGGCGTGTACCACCACGGGGGCGTCGTCAGCCCTGCAGGTCAGA AGCTGCTCGTCGCCGGGGGCAACGTTGTGGACGCCGGAGTGGGAGCTGCTTTGTGCCTGGCGGTGGTACACCCTCACGCCACGGGGCTAG gTGCCACGTTCTGGGGCCTCTTCCACAATAGCACCTCGGGCAGTTCCACTGCCCTGACGCCAGGTCCGGCCCGGACGCTGGCCCCCGGCCTGGGGCTGCCGTCCGCTCTGCCGGCCCTGCGCCTGCTGCACGCACACTTCGGCCGCCTGCCCTGGCCACGCCTGCTGGTGGGCCCGGCCTCGCTGGCTCAAGACGGCTTCCTGGTGGATACAGCCCTGGCCGGGGCCCTGGCCGCCCGGAGCACGGAGGGCCTCTGTCCACTGCTCTGCCACGCCGACGGGACCCCGCTGGGCCCCGGGGCCCGCGCCACCAACCCCAAACTGGCCGCCGTGCTACGCGGGGCGGCAgtggcccccaccccagaccttgCCGGGGACGCCCTGCTGAGTCTGCTGGCCAGAGACCTGGGGCTGCGGGGACCCTCGCCTGGGCCCAGGCCCACCCTGGAGCCAGCCCTGCAGCTACCTATGCCCCAGGGCATCCTGtccaccacccccagcccctcagcTGGCCCAGAACTGCTGGCGAGGGTGGAGGCGGCCTTGCGCTCTGGAGGGCCCAGCCCTGATCCCTGCCTGTTAGTCCCACGAGCTCCCGTGACCCCCGGGAGCGGCGTCCTGGCCACCATAGACAGCAGCGGCTCTGTGctcctcctcacctcctcacTCAACAGCTCCTTTGGCTCTGGACATCTGTCCCCAAGCACCGGGATTCTGCTGAGCGACCTGGTGGCCGAGTCTACAAGTGGGGGCTGGGCTTGCCCCCTCGTCCTCCATGGTGGCTCTGATGACACAGAAGCTGATGTGTTGGGGCTGGTGGCTTCAGGAAACCCCGTAGTGGCCAGAGTCACGACTCGTGCCCTGCTCAGTCGCCTGGCGGGGCCCCAAGCCCaggcccagcagcagcagcagggaccAACACAGAGCCCTAGCATTTGTGGTCAAGGGACCCTGCTCCAGGTAGCTGCTCACGCAGAGCATGCTCACGTCTCCAGTGTCCCCAGTGGCTGCTGCACCTTCCAGGGCTTCTAA